In the Sediminibacter sp. Hel_I_10 genome, one interval contains:
- a CDS encoding M1 family metallopeptidase — MNLFKYFCLSLLFVSVSAFAQEEEQTNKKPGHTNQNKFKQLYDEFATPNMFRTGSGAPGPAYYQQQADYKMDIEINDDTAVLSGYETITYTNNSPDELKYLWVQLDQNVREKNSPSKAIDGSRITPALSASRYASTYLEEDFNGGFNIEKVTTTDGKALPHTINQTMMRVELPEVLKTGDDFSFDIKWWYQINDHVADGGRSGYELFEDGNRNYVIAQFYPRMAVYNDVEGWQNSQFWGRDEFALPFGNFEVNITVPADHLLDGTGKLTNRKDLFSSYMMKRYEKAKKSYDEPVVIATQDEAEKREKGRSKKKNTWKLYAENVRDFGFATSRKYIWDMMAVKIGGKDVMAVSLYSKEGNPLWEQWSTKAVASTLKSYSRMTFDYPYHKAISVHAKRQGMEYPMICWNYGRPDEDGNYDDRTKYGMMSVIIHEVGHNFFPMIVNSDERQWTWMDEGLNTFTQYVAEQDFGEWYPDALSEGDEKYPSRRGPAKNITYYMGGNQDYISPIMTKGLNVYQFGNNAYGKPATALNILRETVMGRELFDYAFKEYAHRWMFKHPTPEDFFRTMEDASAFDLDWYWRGWFYTTDWVDMGLKEVKKYYVSSEPNQYAKNYAESRNLNLDDLELVYLAEEGSEDFDEKLKQGDPVDNSATLKEYMMDNFTEEERANIKKPKYFYDITFEKPGGLVMPIIVEYTYADGTSKTETYPAQIWRYNDSEVSKAIASEKEIVSIKLDPNEETADIDTSNNSWPKETEQSDFDKFKEKTKD; from the coding sequence ATGAACCTATTCAAGTATTTCTGTCTATCTCTATTATTTGTTTCCGTAAGTGCTTTTGCACAGGAAGAGGAGCAGACCAACAAAAAACCAGGACACACTAATCAAAATAAGTTTAAACAACTTTATGATGAGTTCGCAACACCTAACATGTTTAGAACGGGGTCTGGTGCTCCTGGACCTGCTTACTATCAGCAGCAAGCAGATTATAAAATGGACATCGAAATCAATGATGATACAGCCGTATTGAGCGGTTACGAAACCATTACTTATACCAATAACTCTCCTGACGAGCTAAAATACCTTTGGGTACAATTAGATCAAAATGTTAGAGAAAAAAATTCTCCTTCAAAAGCTATTGATGGAAGTAGAATAACGCCTGCGCTTTCAGCATCTAGATATGCATCAACGTATTTAGAAGAAGATTTTAACGGCGGTTTTAATATCGAAAAAGTGACCACTACAGATGGTAAGGCATTGCCACATACCATCAATCAGACCATGATGCGTGTTGAATTGCCAGAGGTTTTGAAAACTGGAGATGATTTTTCATTTGATATCAAATGGTGGTACCAAATTAATGATCACGTTGCAGATGGTGGACGTTCAGGTTATGAATTGTTCGAAGATGGAAACAGAAATTATGTAATTGCCCAATTTTACCCAAGAATGGCAGTTTATAACGATGTTGAAGGATGGCAAAATTCTCAATTTTGGGGTCGTGATGAATTCGCTTTGCCCTTCGGAAACTTTGAAGTAAACATCACCGTTCCTGCAGACCATTTATTAGATGGTACTGGTAAATTGACCAATAGAAAAGACCTGTTCTCTTCATATATGATGAAACGCTACGAAAAGGCTAAAAAATCTTATGATGAGCCTGTTGTGATTGCAACCCAAGACGAAGCTGAAAAGCGTGAAAAAGGACGTTCTAAAAAGAAAAATACATGGAAGCTTTATGCAGAAAATGTGAGAGATTTTGGTTTCGCCACCTCTAGAAAGTACATCTGGGACATGATGGCTGTAAAAATTGGCGGAAAGGATGTGATGGCGGTGTCATTATATTCTAAAGAAGGAAATCCTTTGTGGGAGCAATGGTCAACCAAAGCTGTTGCAAGTACCTTGAAATCTTATTCTCGTATGACCTTTGATTATCCTTACCATAAAGCCATATCGGTGCACGCTAAGCGTCAAGGGATGGAATATCCAATGATCTGCTGGAATTATGGTCGTCCAGATGAAGACGGTAATTATGACGATAGAACAAAATACGGAATGATGAGTGTGATCATCCATGAGGTGGGCCATAACTTTTTTCCAATGATTGTGAATAGTGATGAGCGTCAATGGACTTGGATGGACGAAGGTTTAAACACATTTACGCAATATGTAGCAGAGCAGGATTTTGGCGAGTGGTATCCAGATGCACTTTCAGAAGGTGATGAGAAATACCCATCACGTCGTGGTCCAGCTAAAAATATTACTTACTATATGGGTGGTAATCAAGATTACATTTCACCAATAATGACCAAAGGATTAAACGTGTATCAATTTGGTAATAATGCCTACGGAAAACCCGCTACAGCATTAAATATCCTTAGAGAGACTGTAATGGGTCGTGAATTGTTTGACTATGCTTTTAAAGAATATGCACACCGTTGGATGTTTAAGCATCCTACTCCCGAAGATTTTTTCCGTACTATGGAAGATGCCTCCGCATTTGACTTAGACTGGTATTGGAGAGGTTGGTTTTATACTACCGATTGGGTAGATATGGGCCTTAAGGAGGTTAAAAAATATTACGTCTCTTCAGAACCAAATCAGTATGCTAAAAATTATGCTGAAAGTAGAAACCTAAACTTAGATGATTTAGAGTTGGTATATTTAGCTGAAGAAGGTAGCGAAGATTTTGACGAGAAACTGAAGCAAGGTGATCCTGTTGATAATTCAGCAACCTTGAAAGAATATATGATGGATAATTTCACCGAAGAAGAACGTGCCAATATCAAGAAACCAAAGTATTTTTATGATATTACTTTTGAAAAACCAGGCGGACTCGTAATGCCAATTATTGTTGAG
- a CDS encoding DUF6702 family protein, with protein MKLIKVAVFSALFLLMTSFAHKYYVSVTQIDYIEEKQSLQIITRIDVDDLELTLQERYDQSIDLTSLDEKESVDTYIERYLRTKLQIKVNTKTVSYVFVGKEYDNDQLVCYLEVSNINHINTIEVTNTVLFDKFEDQKNVLKVSMYSKRFNLVCTRSDDTEYLNF; from the coding sequence ATGAAGCTTATTAAAGTCGCTGTTTTCTCAGCCCTCTTCTTATTAATGACGTCTTTTGCGCACAAATATTATGTGAGCGTTACTCAAATCGATTACATTGAAGAGAAACAAAGCCTACAAATTATAACCAGAATTGATGTTGACGATCTAGAACTTACACTTCAAGAACGTTATGATCAATCTATAGATTTAACAAGTCTTGATGAAAAAGAATCTGTAGACACCTACATTGAAAGATACCTTAGAACCAAGCTACAGATTAAAGTAAACACTAAAACTGTAAGCTATGTTTTTGTAGGTAAGGAATATGACAATGATCAACTGGTTTGTTATCTCGAGGTGTCAAATATCAATCACATAAACACTATTGAAGTTACTAATACTGTACTTTTTGATAAATTTGAGGATCAAAAAAATGTTCTCAAAGTGAGTATGTATTCAAAACGTTTTAATCTCGTTTGCACAAGGTCAGACGACACAGAATATCTCAACTTTTAA